In a genomic window of Venatoribacter cucullus:
- a CDS encoding lipoprotein-releasing ABC transporter permease subunit, giving the protein MSLFIRQLPLWIGLRYLAAKRRNHFISFISASSMVGMTLGVAVLILVLSVMNGFDRELRERILGMVPHGVLYERGGIQDWQGLASLAEQFPGVAAAAPLTKLQGMLGQGGRVQGVMVTGIDPQAEARVSILPNHIKDGRLEDLQAGEFNVLLGDLLARQLNVMVGDKITLMLPEATLSPAGVLPRVKRLTVAGIFSVGAELDANLAVIHLQDAAKLARLNGEAQALRIRFHDLFQAPQGIWRMVNQLEGQYSGSDWTRTHGNLFQAIRMEKTMIGLLLLIIVAVAAFNIISTLVMAVTDKQADIAILRTMGAKPRTIMGIFMVQGLAIGLVGVVLGTVLGILAALSISDLVAWLEQLFGFQILNADVYFISYLPSQLLWSDVAVVTGASLMLSFLATLYPSWRASRVQPAEALRYE; this is encoded by the coding sequence ATGTCTTTATTTATTCGTCAGCTGCCATTGTGGATTGGCTTGCGTTATCTGGCCGCCAAGCGGCGCAATCATTTTATTTCGTTTATTTCAGCGTCTTCGATGGTGGGGATGACCCTGGGCGTGGCGGTGCTGATTCTGGTGCTGTCGGTGATGAACGGATTTGACCGGGAATTGCGTGAGCGCATTCTTGGTATGGTGCCGCACGGCGTGTTGTATGAGCGTGGTGGTATTCAGGACTGGCAGGGGCTGGCCAGTCTGGCCGAACAGTTTCCCGGTGTGGCCGCTGCCGCACCCTTAACCAAACTGCAGGGAATGCTCGGTCAGGGTGGCCGGGTGCAGGGCGTAATGGTGACGGGTATTGATCCGCAGGCGGAAGCACGGGTTTCCATTTTGCCCAATCATATTAAAGACGGTCGGCTGGAAGACCTGCAGGCGGGTGAGTTCAACGTATTGCTGGGTGATTTATTGGCCCGTCAGCTGAATGTGATGGTGGGCGACAAAATTACCCTGATGCTGCCCGAAGCGACGTTGTCGCCGGCCGGTGTCTTGCCACGGGTAAAACGCCTGACCGTGGCGGGTATTTTTTCGGTGGGTGCCGAGCTGGATGCCAATCTGGCGGTCATTCATTTACAGGATGCTGCCAAACTGGCGCGGCTGAATGGCGAAGCGCAGGCGTTGCGTATCCGCTTCCATGATTTATTTCAGGCACCGCAGGGCATCTGGCGCATGGTGAACCAGCTGGAGGGGCAATATTCCGGCAGTGACTGGACCCGCACCCATGGCAATTTATTCCAGGCCATCCGGATGGAAAAAACCATGATCGGCTTGTTATTGCTGATTATTGTCGCAGTGGCGGCCTTTAATATTATTTCCACGCTGGTGATGGCGGTAACGGATAAGCAGGCCGATATCGCCATTCTTCGCACCATGGGCGCCAAACCACGCACCATTATGGGTATTTTTATGGTGCAGGGGCTGGCTATTGGTCTGGTGGGGGTGGTGCTGGGTACCGTGCTGGGTATTCTGGCGGCGCTGAGCATTTCTGATCTGGTGGCCTGGCTGGAACAATTATTCGGTTTCCAGATTCTGAACGCCGATGTGTATTTTATTTCTTATCTGCCCTCGCAGCTGTTATGGAGCGATGTGGCAGTGGTTACCGGAGCCTCGCTGATGCTGAGCTTTTTGGCCACACTGTACCCGTCGTGGCGGGCTTCCCGGGTTCAGCCGGCGGAGGCACTGCGTTATGAGTAA
- a CDS encoding ABC transporter ATP-binding protein, which produces MSNWVLQAQGLRKTYVSGPQQVTVWQDIDLQVAAGETLAIVGASGSGKTTLLNALGGLDSVDAGQVLINGQDIHRLPENARTRLRNQQIGFVYQFHHLLPEFSALENVMLPQLLAGVAPKAAAQRATECLQQLGLGHRLEHKPAELSGGERQRTAIARALVNRPRLVLLDEPTGNLDEQTAHQVEEAMLELTRQGETAFIMVTHDRELAGRMNRCLQLRDQSLRPLL; this is translated from the coding sequence ATGAGTAATTGGGTATTGCAGGCGCAGGGGCTGCGCAAAACCTATGTCAGCGGTCCGCAACAGGTAACGGTCTGGCAGGATATTGATTTGCAGGTGGCTGCTGGCGAAACCCTGGCCATCGTTGGTGCTTCCGGCTCGGGTAAAACCACCTTGCTGAATGCGTTGGGCGGGCTCGATTCCGTCGATGCCGGACAGGTACTGATTAATGGGCAGGATATTCACCGCTTGCCGGAAAACGCCCGCACCCGGTTGCGTAACCAGCAAATCGGTTTCGTCTATCAGTTTCATCATCTGTTGCCGGAATTCAGCGCGCTGGAAAACGTCATGCTGCCGCAGTTGCTGGCCGGTGTGGCGCCTAAAGCCGCTGCGCAGCGGGCAACCGAATGCCTGCAGCAGCTGGGCCTGGGGCACCGTCTGGAGCATAAGCCGGCGGAATTATCGGGTGGTGAGCGTCAGCGTACCGCCATTGCCCGCGCGTTGGTGAACCGGCCGCGGCTGGTTCTGCTGGATGAGCCGACCGGTAACCTGGATGAGCAAACCGCGCATCAGGTGGAAGAAGCCATGCTGGAGTTAACCCGACAGGGTGAAACGGCTTTTATTATGGTGACTCATGATCGTGAGCTGGCGGGGCGGATGAACCGCTGTCTGCAACTGCGGGATCAGTCGCTGCGACCCTTGCTGTAA
- the dinG gene encoding ATP-dependent DNA helicase DinG: MLSSETKERIQSLYRECIKALDLKPRLGQRVMIAEIAKSLAAVHEDDKGQRDNDAGIAVVEAGTGTGKTLAYLLAALPIAIEKEKKLLVSTATVALQEQILDKDLPNLQNTISMPFKFALAKGRGRYLCLLKLDKSLQQLSGLLSTVDLFEQTPEEQDRELYEKLLQQYGSGQWDGDRDRLHEEMADKQWSHLTATHRECSNRRCPHFNNCAFYKARSAMEDADVIVANHDLVLADISLGGGAVLPAPEKTIYVFDEGHHLADKALNHFRLEVGVRGQRQWLQQLEKGIEQFVADAGIPVSMMHALTEAPQNIREILQSLALVWPLLQDMLGEQERLRFEQGLMPENLRQLLINIKEPLQPLLLCLEKLNDLLQKSLDPKEDGEFRRDVAENWQTPMGVMLARAEQLSETIGLLCAQEAEGDLPVARWLAKIPFGDGWDIRLSASPIAVAGQLRRDLWWRCYGAVVTSATLTALNSFNKLSWESGLPDWANYQRVTSPFNYPELGEIQPVALGSDPKSPQFQVDVEDWLREQVDLSRGTLVLFSSRAQLEATRDTFLQNWYDQLLCQGFLPKAEIVRRHKERIDNGDGSIIFGLASFAEGIDLPGEYVTHVVIVKIPFAVPDDPIQAAISEWLESRGRNPFMELTLPAASIRLVQACGRLIRTESDRGRISILDKRLLSQRYGKLLLDSLPPFRRIS; this comes from the coding sequence ATGCTCAGTAGTGAAACCAAAGAGCGCATTCAGTCGCTGTACCGCGAATGCATTAAAGCGCTGGATCTGAAACCGCGGCTGGGCCAGCGGGTGATGATTGCCGAAATCGCCAAAAGTCTGGCCGCCGTACACGAAGACGACAAAGGCCAGCGCGACAACGATGCCGGCATTGCCGTGGTGGAAGCCGGCACCGGTACCGGTAAAACGCTGGCGTATTTACTGGCGGCCTTGCCCATTGCCATTGAAAAAGAAAAAAAACTGCTGGTGTCTACCGCCACGGTGGCCCTGCAGGAGCAGATTCTGGATAAAGATTTACCCAATCTGCAGAACACCATTTCCATGCCCTTTAAATTTGCCCTGGCCAAAGGGCGCGGGCGTTACCTGTGCCTGCTGAAACTGGATAAATCACTGCAGCAATTATCCGGTTTATTGTCGACCGTGGATTTATTTGAACAAACTCCGGAAGAACAGGACCGCGAACTGTACGAAAAATTATTGCAGCAATACGGCAGTGGCCAGTGGGATGGCGACCGTGACCGTTTGCACGAAGAAATGGCCGATAAACAGTGGTCGCATTTAACCGCCACCCACCGCGAGTGCTCTAACCGCCGTTGTCCGCATTTTAACAATTGCGCGTTTTACAAGGCGCGCTCGGCTATGGAAGATGCCGATGTGATTGTTGCCAACCATGACCTGGTGCTGGCGGATATTTCTCTTGGTGGCGGGGCGGTATTACCGGCGCCGGAAAAAACCATTTATGTGTTCGACGAAGGCCACCATCTGGCGGATAAAGCGCTGAATCATTTCCGCCTGGAAGTGGGTGTGCGCGGACAGCGCCAGTGGTTGCAACAGCTGGAAAAGGGCATTGAGCAATTTGTCGCCGATGCCGGTATTCCGGTCAGCATGATGCATGCGTTAACCGAAGCACCGCAAAATATCCGCGAAATTCTGCAAAGTCTCGCCCTGGTGTGGCCGCTGCTGCAGGATATGCTGGGCGAACAGGAGCGGTTGCGTTTTGAGCAGGGCTTAATGCCGGAAAATCTGCGGCAGCTGTTAATTAATATTAAAGAACCCCTGCAGCCGTTATTGCTGTGCCTGGAAAAACTCAACGATTTATTGCAGAAATCCCTCGACCCGAAAGAAGACGGAGAATTCCGCCGTGACGTGGCGGAAAACTGGCAAACGCCGATGGGCGTGATGCTGGCCCGGGCCGAACAGCTGTCGGAAACCATCGGATTGCTCTGTGCGCAGGAAGCCGAAGGCGATTTACCCGTGGCGCGCTGGCTGGCCAAAATCCCCTTCGGTGACGGCTGGGATATCCGCTTAAGTGCTTCTCCCATTGCGGTCGCCGGTCAGTTACGCCGCGATTTATGGTGGCGTTGTTATGGTGCGGTGGTCACCTCGGCGACCCTGACGGCGTTAAACAGTTTTAATAAACTCAGCTGGGAAAGTGGCCTGCCGGACTGGGCCAATTATCAGCGCGTAACCAGCCCGTTTAATTACCCCGAGCTGGGTGAAATTCAGCCGGTGGCGCTGGGTTCTGATCCGAAAAGCCCGCAGTTTCAGGTGGATGTGGAAGACTGGCTGCGGGAGCAGGTCGACCTGAGCCGTGGCACGCTGGTGCTGTTCAGTTCGCGGGCGCAGCTGGAAGCCACGCGCGATACCTTTTTGCAGAATTGGTATGACCAGCTGTTATGTCAGGGTTTTTTACCCAAAGCCGAAATTGTTCGTCGCCACAAAGAACGTATTGATAACGGTGACGGCAGTATTATTTTCGGTCTGGCCAGTTTTGCTGAAGGCATCGACTTGCCGGGTGAGTACGTCACCCATGTGGTGATTGTGAAAATTCCTTTTGCCGTACCCGATGATCCGATTCAGGCGGCCATTTCAGAGTGGCTGGAAAGCCGTGGGCGTAACCCCTTTATGGAACTGACGTTGCCCGCAGCCTCCATTCGTCTGGTGCAGGCTTGTGGACGGTTAATCCGCACGGAAAGTGACCGGGGCCGTATCAGTATTCTGGATAAACGCCTGTTGTCGCAGCGTTATGGAAAATTACTGCTGGATTCCCTGCCACCGTTCCGGCGTATTTCCTGA
- a CDS encoding DUF2062 domain-containing protein — protein MPKKLLQKYFPSPEQVRSNPGLRFLHPLFARPNLWHINRHSVARAFVAGLFFAFLPIPFQMFFAALLAFSLNANLPISVGLVWITNPLTMPPIFYATYRLGAWILDTPTRTFQVELSVEWLLYELNAIWQPLFLGSLVAAVFFACVGYFSIHIIWRTHILRNLKKRRLNRIKRAAENEGF, from the coding sequence ATGCCTAAAAAGTTATTGCAGAAATACTTTCCTAGTCCGGAACAGGTACGGTCCAACCCCGGCCTGCGCTTTCTGCATCCTCTGTTTGCCCGCCCGAATCTTTGGCACATCAATCGTCATTCGGTCGCCAGAGCCTTTGTCGCCGGACTGTTCTTTGCGTTTCTGCCTATCCCCTTTCAGATGTTTTTTGCCGCCCTGCTGGCGTTCAGTCTCAATGCCAACCTACCCATTTCCGTAGGGCTGGTTTGGATTACCAATCCACTGACCATGCCCCCAATCTTTTACGCTACTTATCGTCTGGGGGCCTGGATACTGGACACCCCCACCCGCACCTTTCAGGTGGAGTTGTCGGTTGAATGGTTGTTGTATGAACTGAATGCCATCTGGCAGCCATTATTTCTGGGGTCCCTGGTCGCTGCGGTATTCTTTGCCTGTGTGGGTTATTTCAGCATTCACATCATCTGGCGAACGCACATTCTGCGCAATCTGAAAAAACGCCGGCTGAACCGTATCAAGCGGGCGGCTGAAAACGAAGGTTTCTGA
- a CDS encoding alpha/beta fold hydrolase, which produces MQFSTFSANALRDAPHIQLLNFRGQTYKVEYQAFCEPANLGKTPVVFLGGAFQSFVSFKSEVEQVLSTHPVILADFPSQGNNDQLAPELSLPDYASLIQLFCTAQQLPKVMMLGISYGSAMATLFAAAYPDYVERLLLSGITCFRRDSLITLLEDSLAQLAAGDMNAFATTAVCNLINHSRLQETEVSTTYRRLLYRQIARLSDNERQRYAQNTQRLLDFPGFTAYPQCPTLIATGEYDNFTLPTENAAVASQCANATFAVINNADHLSQFERKETTTSLFHRFMCGQSLHHVAGAQVFDPHSYIRVEQRLQGRQRPLEQPYRLLDCHTGKEHIVRIQNINFAGCELELTQADLSLTENTSGLRLELPETGHQYTVHILERQRKTLRCLIIQHNLKAADALLNYLQTHLLMVHDTPDDSLQVQPA; this is translated from the coding sequence ATGCAGTTCTCTACCTTCTCCGCCAATGCGTTACGGGATGCCCCGCATATTCAGTTGCTGAATTTCCGTGGTCAGACCTACAAAGTTGAATATCAGGCGTTCTGCGAACCTGCCAACCTCGGTAAAACCCCGGTGGTGTTTCTCGGTGGTGCGTTTCAGAGCTTTGTTTCATTCAAAAGCGAAGTGGAACAGGTACTGAGTACCCATCCGGTTATCCTGGCCGACTTCCCCTCGCAGGGTAATAACGACCAGCTGGCACCTGAGCTCAGCCTGCCCGATTACGCCAGCCTGATTCAGTTGTTCTGTACCGCGCAACAGCTGCCCAAAGTGATGATGCTGGGTATCAGCTACGGTTCAGCCATGGCCACCTTGTTTGCGGCGGCGTATCCGGACTACGTTGAGCGTCTGTTGTTATCCGGCATTACCTGTTTCCGCCGCGACAGCCTGATTACCCTGCTGGAAGATTCGTTAGCCCAGCTGGCAGCCGGTGATATGAACGCCTTCGCCACCACCGCGGTGTGCAACCTGATCAACCACAGCCGCCTGCAGGAAACCGAAGTCAGCACCACTTACCGCCGTCTGCTGTACCGGCAGATTGCCCGTCTGAGCGACAACGAGCGGCAGCGCTATGCGCAGAATACCCAGCGTTTGCTGGATTTCCCCGGCTTTACCGCCTACCCGCAATGCCCGACCCTGATCGCCACCGGCGAATACGACAACTTTACCCTGCCCACTGAAAACGCCGCCGTGGCCAGCCAGTGCGCCAACGCCACCTTTGCTGTGATCAACAATGCAGACCACCTGTCGCAGTTTGAGCGCAAAGAAACCACCACCAGCCTGTTTCACCGCTTTATGTGCGGCCAGTCGCTGCACCATGTTGCCGGTGCTCAGGTATTTGATCCGCACAGTTATATTCGAGTTGAACAACGCTTACAGGGACGCCAGCGGCCGCTGGAACAACCTTACCGTTTGCTCGACTGCCATACCGGTAAAGAGCATATCGTCCGTATTCAGAATATTAATTTTGCCGGCTGCGAGCTGGAATTAACCCAGGCGGATCTCAGCCTGACAGAAAACACCAGTGGCCTGCGGCTGGAATTACCGGAAACCGGGCATCAATATACGGTGCACATTCTGGAACGGCAGCGTAAAACCCTGCGTTGTTTAATTATTCAGCACAACTTAAAAGCGGCCGATGCCCTGCTGAATTATCTGCAGACCCATCTGCTGATGGTACACGACACGCCGGATGACAGCCTGCAGGTTCAGCCGGCCTGA